GTTGCCGTTGAAGGTGAGCCGATCGACGATCGCGGAGCAGAGCCGTTTGTCGGTGAAGGTCTGGTCCCATTCGGAGAACGGGGCGTTGGAGGCGATGGCGATCGCGCTGCGTTCCTCTCGGTCGGTGAAGACCTGGAACAGCAGCTTCGCGCCGGCCTTGTCCAGGTCGAGGTAGCCGAATTCGTCCAAGCAGAGCAGGTCGACCTTGCTGTAGCGGTTGAGCACGCGGGTCAGCTGCCGGTCGTCGGCGGCCTCGGCGAGCTCGTTGACCAGGTTCGCTGTCGTGGTGTAGCGGACTTTCAGCCCGGATTCGGCGATCGCGGTGCCGATGCCGATCAGCAGATGCGACTTGCCGGTGCCGGACTGGCCGATCAGGCAGAGCGGCTGCCCGGCGTTGACCCAGCCTGGGGTGGTGAGGGTGTTGATGACCTCGGGAACGACGTTCGGGTTGGCGGCGAAGTCGAAGTCGTCGAGCCGCTTCGAGCGGGGGAAGTTCGCCTCGCGGACGCGGCGGATCTTGCGGCGTTCGTCGCGGTGCTCGCATTCGGCGTCGAGCAGGGTGAGCAGGAACGCCTTGTAGGACGCCTGTTCCCGCAATGCCGCGGCGGCGAGTTCCTCGAACCGGGAGCCGATGGTGGGCAACCGCAGCGTGCGGCAGGCCTGGTCGATCAGGGCGTCCATGCTGTCGACGCCGGGCGCGACGGCCGGAACGGTCGCCGCGGTGGCAGAGGTGGTGGGCGCGGGCAGGGTGGCGGTCATGCGGAGGTGCCTTTCGTGCGGCGAAGCAGCTGGTCGTAGATCGCCACCGAGGGCAGCGGGGTCGAGGTCGCGGGCAGTTCCCGGCGCGAACGCAGGGAGATCACCGGTGCAGCGGTGCTCACCGGCGTGGGTGGGGCGTGCTCGCGGGGATCAGGGGTGTCGTCGATGATCTTCGGGATCACCGTGGTGTCGATGCCGAGGTCGGACAGGTCGGCATCGTCGAGCAGCGGCTGGTCGCGGGCGGTGCTGGCGGCGGCCTTGCGGGCTTCGATCGCGACCAGCTCCGGGCTGGTCGACCCGGCGTCCAGCGCGGTGGTGATGCCGGTGATCACCGCCTCGGCGGGCAGGCGGCGGTGCAGCAGCAGGACCTCGATCAGCGCACGGGTCCCGTCGCCGTTGCCGTGCGCGGCGCGAGCGGCCGACCAGAACGCCTCGTGCGCCGAGGTGAAGGTGCCCTCGGCGCGGGCGGTGGCCAGCGCGGTGGACCCCGCCAGCGCGCCGGGCTTGCCGAGCAGGATCTCCAGGTAGTGATCCAGCTCGTCATGCGACTCGCCGCGGCGGGTGAGCCGGACGTGCCGGGCGATGATCGTGGTGCGGTCGAACACCAGCACCTCGTTGGCGCGCAACGAGACTCGCACTTTCCGGCCGATGAACCGCGCCGGCACCGAGTACTGCGACTGCCGCACGGTGATCCGCGAATCCCGGCCGACCTTCGGGGTCAGCGTGCTGCCGGTGTCGAACTCCTCGAACGGGACCGGCGCGAGCAGCTCGGCCTCGTGGGCGAAGTTGAACCCGATGCTGACCCGTTGTCCGTGCAGGATCCGCTCGTCCTCGGCCAGGTCGATCGCGGCGATCTTCTCATTCAGCTCGGTCAGGCTGGCGACCTCCGGGACCGGGACCAGATGCGTGCGGCGGAACCGGCCGCCTTCCTGCTCGACGCCGCCTTTTTCGTGCGCGCCGTCTTTGCCCGGGATGCAGTAGAAGGCATCGAAACCGAAGTGTGAACGGAATTTGACCCAGTTCTGGGACTCGACGCGAGAGCGGCCGAAGCAGACCCGCTGGACCGCGGGTCGCAGGTTGTCGTAGCGGATGTGGCGGGTCGGGATCCCGCCCAGCGCCCGGAACGCCTCGACGTGGCCTTCCATGAACGCCTCCTGCCCTTCGGACAGGAACACGCGGTGCACCGCGCGACCGCTGAAACTGAGCCGCAGCGTGAACAGGTGACACTTCAGCACCGTGCCCGCGACGCGGACCCACACGTCGGCGAAGTCGACCTCGGCTTCCTCGCCGGGCTGATGCTGCTGGGGCACCATGCCCTGCAGGTGCCGCTGTTCCTCGCGCAGCTCGGCCACCAGCTCCGGCCGCCGCCGGGCGACGTACTCGTAGACCACGGTCCGGCCCGCTGCGGTGAACCCATGCTCTGTGATCAGCCGCTGGTAGATCCGCGCGGTCGTGTGCTTCTGCTTGCGCGGCGCCGACAGATCCGCGCGCAGCATCTCGTCGATCAACCCATAAGCCGGCTCCAGCACCGAGCGGCGCGGCGGCGGCTTCTTCCGTTCCTTGGGCACCGCAGACTCCAGCGCTTCCC
The sequence above is a segment of the Saccharopolyspora phatthalungensis genome. Coding sequences within it:
- the istB gene encoding IS21-like element helper ATPase IstB, with protein sequence MTATLPAPTTSATAATVPAVAPGVDSMDALIDQACRTLRLPTIGSRFEELAAAALREQASYKAFLLTLLDAECEHRDERRKIRRVREANFPRSKRLDDFDFAANPNVVPEVINTLTTPGWVNAGQPLCLIGQSGTGKSHLLIGIGTAIAESGLKVRYTTTANLVNELAEAADDRQLTRVLNRYSKVDLLCLDEFGYLDLDKAGAKLLFQVFTDREERSAIAIASNAPFSEWDQTFTDKRLCSAIVDRLTFNGNIIETGAESYRLRATQQRPRG
- the istA gene encoding IS21 family transposase, which gives rise to MSRVELFARIRRDRRLEPDLSVRALAERYGVHRRTVREALESAVPKERKKPPPRRSVLEPAYGLIDEMLRADLSAPRKQKHTTARIYQRLITEHGFTAAGRTVVYEYVARRRPELVAELREEQRHLQGMVPQQHQPGEEAEVDFADVWVRVAGTVLKCHLFTLRLSFSGRAVHRVFLSEGQEAFMEGHVEAFRALGGIPTRHIRYDNLRPAVQRVCFGRSRVESQNWVKFRSHFGFDAFYCIPGKDGAHEKGGVEQEGGRFRRTHLVPVPEVASLTELNEKIAAIDLAEDERILHGQRVSIGFNFAHEAELLAPVPFEEFDTGSTLTPKVGRDSRITVRQSQYSVPARFIGRKVRVSLRANEVLVFDRTTIIARHVRLTRRGESHDELDHYLEILLGKPGALAGSTALATARAEGTFTSAHEAFWSAARAAHGNGDGTRALIEVLLLHRRLPAEAVITGITTALDAGSTSPELVAIEARKAAASTARDQPLLDDADLSDLGIDTTVIPKIIDDTPDPREHAPPTPVSTAAPVISLRSRRELPATSTPLPSVAIYDQLLRRTKGTSA